A window of Myxococcales bacterium contains these coding sequences:
- a CDS encoding HAMP domain-containing histidine kinase produces MSAAPKPRFRARYSLRLRVFAAVTVSTLLLPLVVFIASQLERRVPVGLWQKTLEATDEAALTVEAYSNPDASRFVAIAAKHNARIRVVPRVEGEPPIDADRDDPRDALHPIEAFLFLNRSRATSKDFDAVTPVLARPETSYAIAKGLYIDCFKEELRVCRAVRAPKDREGRTYVVYVDKSSARAVEEVYYVRRALLRLSLVTVPFALMIGAWAARRVTMPIENLRREALEKARGESPGANLTEHADDVGDLAAAMNTLLDAIAKRRADHEAFVADVVHEMKSPVAAITAVAEALESPVDDARRARLASALSTSGKKLDDLVTHFLELARAEAGMPREEREEVDLGRLVRLETERAKDDVRYAQVDVVCRVPEGPVPVRGVARRLAAVVRELVDNAAQFAGEGGHVEVRLSSTTKLVVLEVEDDGPGIAEADLPKVFHRFFTTRGEKRGTGLGLALVHAVAQAHGGSAQVVSPVREARGTTFRLTLPAA; encoded by the coding sequence ATGAGCGCCGCGCCGAAGCCCCGGTTCCGCGCGCGGTACTCGCTCAGGCTGCGGGTCTTCGCGGCCGTCACGGTGTCGACGCTCCTCCTCCCGCTCGTCGTGTTCATCGCGAGCCAGCTCGAGCGCCGCGTGCCCGTGGGCCTCTGGCAGAAGACCCTCGAGGCCACCGACGAGGCCGCGCTCACGGTCGAGGCGTACTCGAACCCCGACGCATCTCGCTTCGTCGCCATCGCGGCGAAGCACAACGCGCGCATCCGGGTCGTGCCGCGCGTCGAGGGAGAGCCCCCGATCGACGCCGACCGAGACGATCCGCGCGACGCCCTCCACCCCATCGAGGCCTTCCTCTTCTTGAACCGGAGCCGCGCCACCTCGAAGGACTTCGACGCGGTGACGCCCGTGCTCGCGCGGCCCGAGACGAGCTACGCGATCGCCAAGGGGCTCTACATCGACTGCTTCAAAGAGGAGCTCCGGGTGTGCCGGGCCGTGCGCGCCCCGAAGGACCGCGAGGGGCGCACGTACGTCGTGTACGTCGACAAGAGCTCGGCGCGCGCAGTCGAGGAGGTCTACTACGTGCGGCGCGCGCTCCTCCGCCTCTCGCTCGTGACGGTGCCCTTCGCCCTCATGATCGGGGCGTGGGCCGCGCGGCGCGTGACGATGCCCATCGAGAACCTCCGGCGCGAGGCGCTCGAGAAGGCGCGAGGCGAGAGCCCCGGCGCGAACCTCACCGAGCACGCCGACGACGTGGGCGACCTCGCCGCCGCCATGAACACCCTGCTCGACGCCATCGCCAAGCGGCGCGCCGATCACGAGGCCTTCGTCGCCGACGTCGTCCACGAGATGAAGAGCCCCGTCGCCGCCATCACCGCGGTGGCCGAGGCGCTCGAGTCCCCCGTGGACGACGCGCGGCGGGCGCGGCTCGCCAGCGCCCTCTCGACCAGCGGAAAGAAGCTCGACGATCTCGTGACGCACTTCTTGGAGCTCGCGCGCGCCGAGGCCGGCATGCCGCGCGAGGAGCGCGAAGAGGTCGACCTCGGGCGCCTCGTCCGGCTCGAGACCGAGCGCGCCAAGGACGACGTCCGCTACGCGCAGGTCGACGTCGTTTGCCGCGTGCCCGAGGGGCCCGTTCCCGTGCGAGGCGTCGCGCGTCGCCTCGCCGCCGTGGTGCGCGAGCTCGTCGACAACGCCGCGCAGTTCGCAGGAGAAGGTGGGCACGTCGAGGTGCGCCTCTCGTCGACGACCAAGCTCGTGGTCCTCGAGGTCGAGGACGACGGGCCCGGGATCGCCGAGGCGGATCTCCCCAAGGTGTTTCACCGCTTCTTCACGACGCGCGGAGAGAAGCGCGGCACCGGCCTCGGGCTCGCGCTGGTGCACGCGGTCGCCCAGGCGCACGGCGGGAGCGCCCAGGTCGTCTCGCCGGTCCGCGAGGCCCGCGGCACGACGTTTCGGCTCACGCTCCCCGCGGCTTGA
- the rfbF gene encoding glucose-1-phosphate cytidylyltransferase, producing the protein MKTVILAGGFGTRLGEETVTKPKPMVEVGGRPILWHIMKLYASHGFTEFFLALGYKGEVIKRYFRDYHALSTDFTVRLKTGEVDTHEVEIEDWTVHAIDTGQDVMTGGRVKRLEKHLDSTFMLTYGDGVSNVDLAKLLAFHKAHGKAATVTAVRPPARFGGLVFEGDRVAEFTEKPQIGEGWINGGFMVLEPKIFQYLEGDKSVLEADALEALARDGELMAYRHGDFWQCMDTVRDLGILEAHWKSGNPPWKRWA; encoded by the coding sequence ATGAAGACGGTGATTTTGGCAGGCGGGTTCGGCACGAGGCTCGGCGAAGAGACCGTGACCAAGCCGAAGCCCATGGTCGAGGTGGGCGGGCGGCCGATCCTCTGGCACATCATGAAGCTCTACGCGAGCCACGGCTTCACCGAGTTCTTCCTCGCGCTCGGCTACAAGGGCGAGGTCATCAAGCGGTACTTTCGCGACTACCACGCCCTCTCGACCGACTTCACCGTGCGCCTCAAGACAGGCGAGGTCGACACCCACGAGGTCGAGATCGAAGACTGGACCGTGCACGCGATCGACACCGGGCAGGACGTGATGACCGGCGGCCGCGTGAAGCGCCTCGAGAAGCACCTCGACTCGACCTTCATGCTCACCTACGGCGACGGCGTGTCCAACGTCGACCTCGCCAAGCTGCTCGCCTTCCACAAGGCCCACGGCAAGGCCGCCACGGTCACCGCCGTGCGACCCCCCGCGCGCTTCGGTGGCCTCGTGTTCGAGGGCGACCGTGTGGCCGAGTTCACCGAGAAGCCCCAGATTGGCGAGGGCTGGATCAACGGCGGCTTCATGGTGCTCGAGCCCAAGATCTTCCAGTACCTCGAGGGAGACAAATCGGTCCTCGAGGCCGACGCCCTCGAGGCCCTCGCGCGGGACGGTGAGCTCATGGCGTACCGGCACGGCGATTTCTGGCAATGCATGGATACCGTTCGAGATTTGGGCATTCTCGAGGCCCACTGGAAGAGCGGGAATCCGCCGTGGAAGCGGTGGGCCTGA
- a CDS encoding glycosyltransferase family 2 protein, which translates to MTPSPAPKVTICVPTIGRLEFLPAVKASISAQTRGDFEVLVLDNASPEGVRDELDAWAREDARVRVLRVDERVPMWENFNRGVLGARGEYVAFCHDDDELCPTFLERNVAFMDENPAVGFVGSNHYDIGPDGAVLALRERIARTESVAGATFIGDLMRQGRSALAMQTVFFRRTVFPEGGFDTTVSRFFGDFILLMRMAESWRVGFLAEPLVRVRLHPGQASLMSLGDSVPMRTKIFLSYIEELRERRSPLDTRLFERQVKRLHVLHLGWGWLAASGAQEAHTCAREIGSVSGLPVGPVLDLVEKAGPFREARTRLADVVRKVALR; encoded by the coding sequence ATGACCCCATCCCCCGCTCCGAAAGTCACCATCTGCGTCCCGACCATCGGTCGGCTCGAGTTCCTCCCGGCGGTCAAGGCCTCGATTTCGGCCCAGACGCGCGGCGATTTCGAGGTGCTCGTGCTCGACAACGCGTCGCCGGAAGGTGTGCGCGACGAACTCGACGCGTGGGCCCGCGAGGACGCGCGCGTCCGGGTGCTCCGCGTCGACGAGCGTGTGCCCATGTGGGAAAACTTCAACCGCGGCGTGCTCGGCGCGCGCGGCGAGTACGTGGCCTTCTGCCACGACGACGACGAGCTCTGCCCCACGTTCCTCGAGCGGAACGTCGCGTTCATGGACGAAAACCCCGCGGTCGGGTTCGTGGGCTCGAACCACTACGACATCGGGCCCGACGGGGCGGTGCTCGCCCTGCGCGAGCGGATCGCGCGGACCGAGTCGGTCGCGGGGGCCACGTTCATCGGCGATCTCATGCGTCAAGGTCGGAGCGCGCTCGCGATGCAGACGGTGTTCTTCCGCCGCACCGTGTTCCCCGAGGGCGGCTTCGACACGACCGTGTCCCGTTTCTTCGGCGACTTCATCTTGCTCATGCGCATGGCCGAGTCGTGGCGCGTCGGCTTCTTGGCGGAGCCGCTCGTGCGGGTAAGGCTGCACCCTGGCCAAGCGTCCCTCATGTCGCTCGGCGACAGCGTGCCCATGCGCACCAAGATCTTCCTCTCCTACATCGAGGAGCTCCGCGAGAGGCGCTCGCCGCTCGACACGCGCCTCTTCGAGCGGCAAGTGAAGCGGCTCCACGTGCTCCACCTCGGGTGGGGCTGGCTCGCGGCCTCGGGGGCACAAGAGGCGCACACCTGCGCGCGCGAGATCGGCTCGGTGAGCGGGCTGCCGGTGGGCCCCGTGCTCGACCTCGTCGAGAAGGCCGGGCCGTTCCGCGAGGCCCGTACGCGCCTCGCCGACGTGGTCCGCAAGGTGGCGCTCCGCTGA
- a CDS encoding SDR family oxidoreductase gives MKVLLTGGFGYLGGRLAQGLRARGHEVVLAGRRVRESGTLGMATATFDVLSSVEELRAQVRAHAVDTIVHLAALDEIEAVRDPDLAVRVSGEGTRRLIEASKVENLNRFVYFSTFHVYGRTFPSRIDEDTPTKASHPYAVAHLAGEGFCREANETGGPSCVVFRMSNGYGAPADLAVERWTLAHNAFCREAVTKGTVTLSSAGTQRRDFVWLDDVAQATDLALRASREALGESVFALGGGKTLTIFEIAQVVAARAQAKLGREVSVVRPATGPESADFTYAIDRLRALGYRPNDALAAETDTLLERLVSER, from the coding sequence ATGAAGGTTCTCCTCACGGGTGGGTTCGGGTACCTCGGCGGTCGGCTCGCGCAAGGCCTCCGCGCGCGTGGGCACGAGGTCGTGCTCGCGGGGCGGCGCGTGCGTGAGAGCGGCACCCTCGGGATGGCCACGGCCACGTTCGACGTGCTCTCGAGCGTCGAGGAGCTGCGGGCCCAGGTCCGCGCTCACGCGGTCGACACGATCGTGCACCTCGCGGCCCTCGACGAGATCGAGGCCGTGCGGGATCCCGACCTCGCCGTGCGCGTCTCGGGCGAAGGGACGCGCCGCCTCATCGAGGCTTCGAAGGTCGAAAACCTGAACCGTTTCGTGTACTTCTCGACGTTTCACGTCTACGGGCGAACCTTCCCCTCGCGCATCGACGAGGACACCCCGACGAAGGCGTCGCACCCGTACGCCGTGGCGCACCTCGCGGGCGAGGGCTTCTGCCGCGAGGCGAACGAGACGGGCGGGCCGTCGTGCGTCGTCTTCCGCATGTCGAACGGGTACGGCGCGCCTGCCGACCTCGCGGTCGAGCGGTGGACGCTCGCGCACAACGCGTTCTGCCGCGAGGCCGTGACGAAGGGCACCGTGACCCTCTCGAGCGCCGGCACGCAGCGCCGCGATTTCGTGTGGCTCGACGACGTGGCCCAGGCCACCGACCTCGCGCTCCGTGCCTCGCGGGAGGCCCTCGGCGAGTCCGTGTTCGCGCTCGGGGGCGGCAAGACGCTCACCATCTTCGAGATCGCCCAGGTCGTCGCCGCGCGCGCGCAGGCGAAGCTCGGTCGGGAGGTCTCGGTGGTGCGCCCTGCGACGGGCCCCGAGTCGGCCGATTTCACCTACGCTATCGATCGCCTGCGCGCCCTCGGGTACCGCCCGAACGACGCGCTCGCCGCCGAGACCGACACCTTGCTCGAGAGGCTCGTCTCCGAGCGCTGA
- a CDS encoding dTDP-4-dehydrorhamnose 3,5-epimerase family protein yields the protein MTQKLDGVFYHRGGPIEGVQVVPLRRIPDERGTIFHLMKKTDPHFIEFGEIYFSGINAGIIKGWHKHADMTLNYACVSGRVKCALFDDREGSPTKGNLMEVFLGPDSYNLLIVPPLVWNGFKGMTDAIVANCCTHIHDPKRSERREPTCPIIGYDWAARNH from the coding sequence ATGACCCAGAAGCTCGACGGCGTCTTCTACCACCGCGGCGGCCCTATCGAAGGCGTACAGGTCGTGCCGCTCCGGCGCATCCCCGACGAGCGCGGCACCATCTTCCACCTGATGAAGAAGACCGATCCGCACTTCATCGAGTTCGGCGAGATCTACTTCTCCGGCATCAACGCGGGCATCATCAAGGGCTGGCACAAACACGCCGACATGACGCTCAACTACGCGTGCGTCTCCGGCCGCGTGAAGTGCGCGCTCTTCGACGACCGCGAGGGCTCGCCCACCAAGGGGAACCTCATGGAGGTCTTCCTCGGGCCCGACAGCTACAACCTGCTCATCGTGCCGCCGCTCGTGTGGAACGGCTTCAAGGGCATGACCGACGCCATCGTCGCGAACTGCTGCACCCACATCCACGACCCGAAGCGGAGCGAGCGCCGCGAGCCCACGTGCCCCATCATCGGGTACGACTGGGCGGCGCGGAACCACTGA
- a CDS encoding class I SAM-dependent methyltransferase: protein MSTITACRSCEKPGLLPVLDLGKTPLANSLPTPEEVASGAPEPTFPLELVFCPHCSLLQITETVDPEILFRNYLYFSSFSDQMVRHAEAIADRLVKERKLGKDSLACEIASNDGYLLQHYKNRGVPVLGIEPAVNVAKVAREERGVDTLAEFFGKEVGERLAKEGRKADVIHANNVVAHVADLNGVIAGFSAWLKDSGVAVIEAPYAKPFLDHVEFDTIYHEHLCYFSLTAVDKLAARHGLVVEHVEQLAIHGGSLRYFLGKAGHSKRGPAVEKLLAEEAAWGVMDHASYMGFAGRVNALKKNLVQLLRDLKKAGRTVAAYGAAAKGSTLINFFGIGNDILDFVADRSTYKQGRVMPGVHVPIVAASELAKRRPDYCLLLTWNFADEILAQQAEYRAAGGKFIVPVPEARIR, encoded by the coding sequence ATGAGCACGATCACGGCCTGCCGCTCCTGCGAAAAACCCGGCCTCTTGCCGGTGCTCGACCTCGGGAAGACCCCGCTCGCGAACTCGCTCCCGACCCCCGAAGAGGTGGCGAGCGGCGCCCCCGAGCCCACGTTCCCGCTCGAGCTCGTGTTCTGCCCGCACTGCTCGCTCCTCCAGATCACCGAGACGGTCGACCCGGAGATCCTCTTCCGGAACTACTTGTACTTTTCATCTTTCTCCGACCAGATGGTGCGGCACGCCGAGGCGATCGCCGACCGCCTCGTGAAAGAGCGCAAGCTCGGGAAAGACAGCCTCGCCTGCGAGATCGCCTCGAACGACGGCTACCTCCTCCAGCACTACAAAAACCGCGGCGTGCCCGTGCTCGGCATCGAGCCCGCGGTCAACGTGGCCAAGGTGGCGCGCGAGGAGCGCGGCGTCGACACACTCGCCGAGTTCTTCGGCAAAGAGGTGGGCGAGCGCCTCGCGAAGGAGGGCCGCAAGGCCGACGTCATCCACGCGAACAACGTCGTCGCCCACGTGGCCGACCTGAACGGCGTCATCGCGGGCTTCTCGGCCTGGCTGAAGGACTCGGGCGTCGCCGTCATCGAGGCCCCGTACGCCAAGCCCTTCCTCGACCACGTCGAGTTCGACACGATCTACCACGAGCACCTCTGCTACTTCTCGCTCACCGCGGTCGACAAGCTCGCCGCGCGCCACGGGCTCGTCGTCGAGCACGTCGAACAGCTCGCGATCCACGGCGGCTCGCTCCGGTACTTCCTCGGCAAGGCCGGCCACTCGAAGCGCGGGCCCGCGGTCGAGAAGCTGCTCGCCGAAGAGGCCGCGTGGGGCGTCATGGACCACGCCTCGTACATGGGCTTCGCGGGCCGCGTGAACGCCCTCAAGAAGAACCTGGTCCAGCTCCTCCGGGACCTCAAGAAGGCGGGGCGCACCGTCGCCGCGTACGGCGCCGCGGCCAAGGGCTCGACGCTCATCAACTTCTTCGGAATCGGTAACGATATCTTGGACTTCGTGGCCGATCGCAGCACGTACAAACAGGGCCGTGTGATGCCCGGCGTGCACGTGCCCATCGTCGCCGCGAGCGAGCTCGCGAAGCGACGCCCCGACTACTGCCTCCTCCTCACGTGGAACTTCGCCGACGAGATCCTCGCGCAGCAGGCCGAGTACCGCGCCGCCGGCGGCAAGTTCATCGTCCCCGTCCCCGAGGCTCGCATCCGATGA
- a CDS encoding GDP-mannose 4,6-dehydratase: MSSFWVDRPTLVTGGTGLVGSWLVRRLVAAGADVVCLVRDWVPRSELVTGKTDKGDRSLMESVRVVRGDVRDQALLERALGEYEVDTVIHLAAQTIVGIANRNPVSTFEANIQGTWALLEACRRSPKVKQIICASSDKAYGDCDVLPYDETTALKGTHPYDVSKSCSDLISHAYAHSYGLPVVITRCGNFFGGGDLNWNRIIPGTIRSVLRNERPIIRSDGKFVRDYFYVEDGAHVYMQLAEALAKDPKLAGEAFNFSNEIQLTVNDIVDRLLKLMGSNLVPDVRNEASNEIRLQYLSAEKARKMLDWKPLFTTEEALRRTVDWYTRYLSETP; encoded by the coding sequence GTGAGCTCATTTTGGGTCGACAGACCGACGCTGGTGACTGGGGGAACGGGCCTCGTGGGGAGCTGGCTCGTGCGGCGTCTCGTCGCCGCTGGCGCCGACGTGGTGTGCCTCGTGCGCGACTGGGTGCCCCGGAGCGAGCTCGTCACCGGTAAGACCGACAAGGGCGACCGCAGCCTCATGGAGAGCGTGCGCGTCGTCCGCGGCGACGTGCGCGACCAGGCCCTGCTCGAGCGCGCGCTCGGCGAGTACGAGGTCGACACGGTCATTCACCTGGCCGCGCAGACGATCGTCGGCATCGCCAACCGGAACCCGGTCTCGACGTTCGAGGCGAACATCCAGGGCACCTGGGCGCTGCTCGAGGCGTGCCGGAGGAGCCCGAAGGTCAAGCAGATCATCTGCGCCTCGAGCGACAAGGCCTACGGCGACTGCGACGTGCTCCCGTACGACGAGACGACGGCCCTCAAGGGCACGCACCCGTACGACGTGTCGAAGTCCTGCTCGGACCTCATCTCCCACGCGTACGCGCACAGCTACGGCTTGCCGGTGGTCATCACGCGCTGCGGGAATTTCTTCGGCGGCGGCGATCTCAACTGGAACCGCATCATCCCGGGCACGATCCGGTCGGTGCTCCGGAACGAGCGCCCCATCATCCGGTCGGACGGCAAGTTCGTCCGCGACTACTTCTACGTCGAGGACGGCGCGCACGTGTACATGCAGCTCGCCGAGGCCCTCGCCAAGGACCCGAAGCTCGCCGGCGAGGCGTTCAACTTCTCGAACGAGATCCAGCTCACGGTGAACGACATCGTCGATCGCCTCCTCAAGCTGATGGGCTCGAACCTCGTCCCCGACGTGCGCAACGAGGCCTCGAACGAGATCCGGCTCCAGTACCTCTCGGCCGAGAAGGCCCGCAAGATGCTCGACTGGAAGCCCCTCTTCACGACCGAAGAGGCCCTCCGCCGCACGGTCGACTGGTACACGCGCTACCTCTCGGAGACTCCATGA
- a CDS encoding Gfo/Idh/MocA family oxidoreductase: MIKICVIGMGNMGRNHARVLSDLPGAELVGVAEARPLTGKLPSGVKAYTDYKVMLDEQKPDAVVIAVPTELHMPISVDAMQRGIHVLVEKPIARNLEEATTMIETAKKHKVKLMVGHLERFNPAVGEIKRCVAAGELGTVFQLSARRISPFPPRILDVGVILDIATHDIDAMHFITGGEVTRAVAETARKAHKTHEDMVSALLRFSTGEIGVIDVHWLSPQKIRQLSVVGEGGMVVADYLSQDVFFYKNGRVNESWTPASNFSGAVEGDMVKTYIPKVEPLRVEHTKFVECIRDDQTPYVTGEDGKAALGVALRLIESGTRGGVSL, from the coding sequence GTGATCAAGATCTGCGTCATCGGCATGGGAAACATGGGGCGGAACCACGCTCGCGTCCTCTCGGATCTCCCGGGGGCCGAGCTCGTGGGTGTGGCCGAGGCGCGTCCTCTCACGGGGAAGCTCCCGTCCGGCGTGAAGGCCTACACCGACTACAAGGTGATGCTCGACGAGCAAAAACCCGACGCGGTGGTCATCGCGGTGCCGACCGAGCTGCACATGCCGATCTCGGTGGACGCCATGCAGCGCGGCATCCACGTGCTCGTCGAGAAGCCCATCGCGCGGAACCTCGAAGAGGCCACGACGATGATCGAGACGGCCAAGAAGCACAAGGTCAAGCTCATGGTGGGCCACCTCGAGCGCTTCAACCCGGCCGTCGGCGAGATCAAGCGCTGCGTGGCCGCGGGCGAGCTCGGCACGGTGTTCCAGCTCTCGGCCCGGCGCATCAGCCCGTTCCCGCCCCGCATCCTCGACGTGGGCGTCATCCTCGACATCGCGACGCACGACATCGACGCGATGCACTTCATCACGGGCGGAGAGGTCACCCGCGCCGTCGCCGAGACGGCCCGAAAAGCCCACAAAACCCACGAGGACATGGTCTCCGCGCTGCTCCGCTTCTCCACGGGCGAGATCGGCGTCATCGACGTGCACTGGCTCTCGCCGCAGAAGATCCGGCAGCTCAGCGTGGTGGGCGAGGGCGGTATGGTCGTCGCCGATTACCTCTCGCAGGACGTGTTCTTCTACAAAAACGGCCGCGTGAACGAGAGCTGGACGCCCGCGTCGAACTTCTCCGGCGCCGTCGAGGGAGACATGGTGAAGACCTACATCCCCAAGGTCGAGCCGCTCCGCGTCGAGCACACGAAGTTCGTCGAGTGCATCCGCGACGACCAGACGCCCTACGTCACCGGCGAGGACGGCAAGGCGGCCCTCGGCGTGGCCCTCCGGCTCATCGAGTCGGGGACGCGCGGCGGCGTGAGCCTTTGA
- a CDS encoding TetR/AcrR family transcriptional regulator codes for MPPAETRERILAAARDVYAEVGALHFSLREVARRTGVTAAAIYRHFEGKEALLAAVCDEGFRVFTAYLVRSLAAPTPRERLLTMADEYLHFGLERPRDYRVIFMTEPGELLSPRDVREAPVPPSFQLLVDRVVECMTDGTIAPGDPAEVAVTVWAHVHGLLALHLSGHLAPFGDEAAFQRIFRASTRRLVDGLRP; via the coding sequence ATGCCGCCCGCCGAGACCCGAGAGCGTATCCTCGCCGCCGCGAGGGACGTGTACGCCGAGGTCGGGGCGCTCCATTTCTCGCTCCGCGAGGTCGCGCGGCGCACCGGCGTGACGGCGGCGGCCATCTACCGGCACTTCGAGGGCAAAGAGGCGCTGCTCGCGGCCGTGTGCGACGAGGGGTTTCGGGTCTTCACCGCGTACCTCGTGCGCTCGCTCGCGGCCCCCACGCCACGCGAGCGCCTCCTCACGATGGCCGACGAGTACCTCCACTTCGGCCTCGAGCGCCCGCGGGACTACCGCGTGATCTTCATGACCGAGCCGGGAGAGCTGCTCTCCCCGAGGGACGTGAGGGAGGCGCCCGTCCCGCCGTCGTTCCAGCTCCTCGTCGATCGCGTGGTCGAGTGCATGACCGACGGGACGATCGCCCCGGGCGACCCCGCCGAGGTCGCGGTCACCGTCTGGGCGCACGTGCACGGCCTCCTCGCGCTCCACCTGTCCGGCCACCTCGCGCCGTTCGGCGACGAGGCCGCGTTCCAGCGCATCTTCCGCGCCTCGACGCGCCGCCTCGTCGACGGCCTCCGCCCATGA
- a CDS encoding DUF4188 domain-containing protein: MLDLRRVTARPDRSFVVFLIGMRVNAWWKPWKWMPVAAAMPRMLEELGRAPSLGFLGGESFFGRTTLMLSYWESTEHLLAFAKDDARAHMPAWKGFYSAGRSGDVGIWHETYTIAPGTFENVYVAMPPFGLGRAFGVVEARGELSRAKGRLAGRPIAA, from the coding sequence ATGCTCGATCTTCGCCGCGTCACCGCCCGCCCCGACCGCTCCTTCGTCGTCTTCCTCATCGGCATGCGCGTGAACGCATGGTGGAAGCCGTGGAAGTGGATGCCCGTCGCGGCCGCGATGCCTCGCATGCTCGAGGAGCTCGGCCGCGCGCCATCGCTCGGCTTCCTCGGGGGCGAGAGCTTCTTCGGGAGGACGACGCTGATGCTCTCGTACTGGGAGTCGACCGAGCACCTGCTCGCGTTCGCGAAGGACGACGCGCGGGCTCACATGCCGGCCTGGAAGGGCTTCTATTCGGCCGGCCGCTCCGGGGACGTGGGCATCTGGCACGAGACGTACACGATCGCTCCAGGCACGTTCGAGAACGTCTACGTCGCGATGCCGCCCTTCGGGCTCGGGCGTGCGTTCGGGGTCGTCGAGGCGCGCGGAGAGCTCTCGCGGGCCAAGGGTCGGCTCGCAGGTAGGCCGATCGCGGCCTGA
- a CDS encoding MBL fold metallo-hydrolase codes for MPLALPSGRPGVPSRVTSAFVHPLAFVSALAFALAACAAPEASPGARAPVEPPRAASLPPPPTPPLVPPAPREACASAPPLRVTFYDAGQALAALVSLPDGRHVLVDTGESPKRPACAPCDAWHARVMAGLKRDLGGSPLDMLWVTHQHSDHLGGVPDVLATFRTFLYVDNGEDTGEPGVKAARAATTARGVRVVVVSPGATAVPLSEAGPVRLSAILPQKWPRSCRASPNDCSLVLRVDHCATSFLFTGDAEAPLEAELAPGPVTVLQVGHHGSDTSTTDAFLAKVRPTYAVISSGRPDEGTNATYCHPRASTVARLTRATGGNPGGVVRAFDGRAKCKGSDPSSWHDEPTSENLWVTARDGDVTLESTGDGTVRRVPSARAPSVAALQHP; via the coding sequence GTGCCTCTCGCGCTCCCTTCCGGACGCCCCGGCGTCCCATCGCGGGTCACGTCCGCGTTCGTGCACCCGCTCGCGTTCGTGTCCGCGCTCGCGTTCGCCCTCGCCGCGTGCGCGGCCCCCGAAGCGTCGCCCGGTGCGCGCGCGCCCGTCGAGCCTCCGCGCGCGGCGAGCCTCCCACCTCCACCCACGCCGCCCCTCGTGCCCCCCGCGCCGCGCGAGGCCTGCGCTTCCGCTCCGCCGCTCCGGGTCACCTTCTACGACGCGGGCCAAGCGCTCGCGGCGCTCGTCTCGCTGCCCGACGGGAGGCACGTGCTCGTCGACACCGGCGAGAGCCCGAAGCGCCCGGCGTGTGCCCCGTGCGACGCCTGGCACGCGCGCGTCATGGCAGGCCTCAAACGCGACCTCGGGGGCTCTCCCCTCGACATGCTGTGGGTCACGCACCAGCACTCCGACCACCTCGGCGGCGTACCCGACGTGCTCGCGACGTTCCGCACGTTCCTCTACGTCGACAACGGGGAGGACACGGGGGAGCCTGGGGTGAAGGCCGCACGCGCCGCGACGACGGCCCGCGGGGTGAGGGTCGTGGTGGTCTCTCCGGGCGCGACCGCCGTGCCCCTCTCCGAGGCCGGACCGGTGCGATTGTCGGCCATTTTGCCGCAAAAATGGCCTCGTTCGTGCCGCGCGAGCCCGAACGATTGTTCGCTCGTGCTGCGCGTCGACCACTGCGCGACGAGCTTCCTCTTCACGGGGGACGCCGAGGCCCCGCTCGAGGCCGAGCTCGCCCCCGGCCCGGTCACGGTGCTCCAGGTCGGGCACCACGGGAGCGACACGTCGACGACCGACGCGTTCCTCGCGAAGGTGCGCCCGACGTACGCGGTGATCTCGTCCGGCAGGCCCGACGAGGGTACGAACGCGACGTACTGCCACCCGCGCGCGAGCACCGTGGCGCGCCTCACACGGGCTACGGGAGGCAACCCCGGGGGCGTGGTGCGCGCGTTCGACGGCCGCGCAAAGTGCAAGGGCAGCGACCCTTCGAGCTGGCACGACGAGCCCACGAGCGAAAACCTGTGGGTCACGGCGCGCGACGGCGACGTCACCCTCGAGTCGACCGGCGACGGCACGGTGCGCCGCGTCCCGAGCGCGCGAGCCCCTTCCGTCGCCGCGCTTCAGCACCCGTAG
- a CDS encoding type II toxin-antitoxin system MqsA family antitoxin, which translates to MRCIHCQAETTAVVVKEHRERIGDRETIDKITWSSCEACKHEWITDAAWKAAELRAAMTVLRDLPSIDGKIMRSVRKILGLTQRELAEMLELDNATISRMESGAMTVQRTTHLALDALVEWAKDGRSLRMPSEAPSGALRVVA; encoded by the coding sequence ATGCGCTGCATCCACTGCCAGGCCGAGACCACCGCCGTCGTCGTGAAGGAGCACCGCGAGCGCATCGGAGACCGCGAGACCATCGACAAGATCACGTGGTCGTCGTGCGAGGCGTGCAAGCACGAGTGGATCACGGACGCGGCGTGGAAGGCGGCCGAGCTCCGCGCCGCGATGACCGTGCTCCGCGACTTGCCTTCGATCGACGGCAAGATCATGCGCTCCGTTCGAAAGATCCTCGGGCTCACGCAGCGAGAGCTCGCCGAAATGCTAGAGCTCGACAACGCGACGATCTCTCGGATGGAGAGCGGCGCGATGACGGTGCAGAGGACGACGCACCTCGCGCTGGACGCGCTCGTCGAGTGGGCGAAAGACGGGAGATCGCTGCGCATGCCGAGCGAGGCGCCGTCCGGAGCGCTTCGGGTGGTCGCCTAG